ACTTTATGGTACAGAATATTAGGCGACTAAATGAAAGCACAAACATAAGTTAAGTGTGGCAGAAATGAAGATGTTCAAATgaatgagtggtcatacgcgattaaatagaataaggaacgaagatataaAAGAGAGAGTTGGAATAGCACTTACTGTGAAAAAGATAGTAGAATCGCGTCTTAGGTaatttggacatgtgagaagaagactaATAGAGCATCCAATTAGGAGGGTGAATGAGATGGAAAATGGACAATGAGTAAAAGGTAGAAAAAGATTTAGAAAGATCATCCATAAAGTGGTCAAACAAGATCTACATATAAATAGTCTTtctataaatataatacataatagaATTTAATGACATCATTTGATCCATATGTCCGACTTCGTTTAGTGAGACAAGATTTCGTTATTGTGGTTGTAGTTGTCCGCACTGATTCTTTTCTATGGttgaataacaaaataaatggattaaatgaaaatgaattatatatcaatttCTATTGATACAATTGAGTACAATactaattcttaattaaataacatattGACCAAGTAAAATACAAGAATTGTTGTGAGAAGAAAATACAAGTATCCTTCTAAATAATGAAATCCTTAATTAAGTTAGaagctaaaagaaaataaaattactagGTCAATTAAGGACTAATTGTAACATGGTTAACCCACATGGTACAAAGAGCCAAAGATATGGAGAGGAAAATACCAATTTTCTTCAACACCACACTAAATCCTCTCCCACTTTTAATTCCAACACACCAAGATTTTTCTTGCTGGTTCCATATGATCTTGTGAGCTACTTGTTTCATTCTCTTCATGCTTCTATTAGCACCATAGCAACATTTCTTCTTCACATTAATCGTATCATCATCACTTCTTGATGCCCAATAATTTTCAACTTGCCCCTTCAAATTAACACAAAGCGTCAACAATAGTGCAAAGATAAATACAATAGCACTTGCTAATGTATTTGGTGACTTCATCATCATCAGCTTCTTGAACAAAGACTCTTGATTATTCTTGAGCATCTCCATGGAAGAATTGTTGCCCATTATTGTTACTGGATTCAGTTGAACTTTGATGGTTTGTGAAGGAACAATCTGATGAAAGAATGTGTCGGCTACTCGGCGAGTCGCCACAAACATTCCATGGCTAACCTTGGTTTCTTCAAGGACCTCAAAGCTTGTGGAATTTGAATAATCAATGTTGTCATCTTCATCGATGAAGTTCTCATTTGGGTCACCATCGTTGATGAACCCCATTGAGAAATTGTCAATGTCAGCTTCACTGAATTCTTTGTTGCTGTTGTGTAGCTCAGATTCTGCAGCAAATaaagttttatttatgttttttttcaagaaaaaaaaaggtaaacaAGAGAAAGTTATACATGGCAAAGGGAAACAGCAATCATGCATGTGTTTGTGTATAGTTATGCATGCTTAATGATAGAAAAGTGTTTCAtaactagaaaaaaatatatttattaataaactcTTTGAtgaaataaagtaataaaactcatttatttattaagaGTAATAGgagcaaatatatatataaagttttCTAATTATCTAGCTTTGTTGGCTAATTAATATACCTTGAACCTCATTTTCTTGTATGTTTGTTTGGAAGCTTGATATATCCTCAATCGGAACCGTCTTTTGCTCTTCCATAAAGCTCTgcaaaattatgaaaataatcATGTAAGTTCCAACATTAGTTTTATTGTAGCAAGTAATGGGTATAAGGTCATGTACAACATACCTTGAACTCGCTTTCAAGATCTCCAATCTCTATTGTTCTTAGGTTTTGATGTTGGATTTCATATCTCATGGGGTTCATATCATTTACGGCGTGATTAGTGTAACTTGTGCCAGCATTAAAAGCAAAATCATGTTCGTGATGATGAGGAGCAGAATAATTTGCATTATTGTTGCCAGCCAATAATGTGTGTGAATGGTTTGATTGATTTGTGAATTCATGGGAAGAAACATTAGCATTAGCAAGTGAAAGAATCTGTTGCAAGATATCCGATTCATTGTTATTGTTCATGCTTCCTCCACACATTGAAGTGGTGCCACGTGTCATAATGTTGAGCTCTGAAATTCCCACATTAGGGAATTCCTCCACTACCTCCAATGGAGGCATGGAAAAACTGTGCTGCATCCTTGCACACTCTAGTGCTACATCCACCTGAAAAACATAAacatatacacaaatatataataattaatttgatttaacgAGAAATTGATGTGCtagttatttttatgtgaagttgTTAGTTAAATATAGTTAAATGATTCgatatatttgactaaattattataacttttagataaaaataattatacgtGAGTATTCACCTTATTTTAGTGTGcagttaatatttttaatttaaataaaagaaaggtaTTAGGCACCTTAGATGGAGAGTAAGTTAGGGCTCCATAGTGAGGAAATGAGGAGGATGATGAAGATGGAAGGTTATTGAGGAATGGATCCTGAGATAAGTGTGGGCATTTACCATTATGCCCAATATGATGATCCCAAGGCATGGTGTCAAAGACTTGGGGTGTTCCTTGAGAATCAGTTGTCATCATCATGATATTGTTACCAGCATAGTGATCTGCCACTTTGGGGAGTATGACCGCCGCCTTCTTGAAGACACGGCAAAGAGCATAGGCATCCTGCAAGCCAGAAGCAGCATTGGTTTCGCATTCCCTCTCATGAAGACGGTACTCGTGCATGACCCAACCAGTGCGAGACCCGTGAGGCGCCCTGCCTCGGTAGTACACAAGGGTTTTCTTCATCCCTACGGCGCGGCTCTGCGAATTTACCTTCCTGTCCTTTCCAGTGGCCTTCCAGTACCCGCATTTCGTTGCTCTGTTGGTTCTTGACCCATTTGGATACTTCCTGTCCCGAGGGCTAAAGAAGTACCACTCCAAATCCTTACCCGGCAACAACGACCTCCctgtataatattaataataaatattcctTGAGTCAATATAAAGGAAAATAGTTAGGTAGTGTTTGTTTTCAGTGATGCTGGAAGGTCAGATAttccaattaaaattttagtcttaacacataaatataagaaattaaaagtttTGGAGTCATNactttttaattttacaaaatttaaaagaatgcactttaacttttaaaaactacaaacataaatatatgaatttttaatttaccaaacataaaacgaaatacttatattttaaaaaaatacaaatcatttttcaaaaaattttactaaatcaAATCTAAATCtacattcatttttttatatctattttaaactaaatataatattaaaatataatttaatctagTATATTTTAcgcacaaaaaaaatacaaaaacttaaTTTAACTTCAaccttctaatttttatttttcaatctcaattcctcaatttcaacctcttgtCCGAGCGCATCATACAAGTATGGggtgaatgtttctttttcactgtttttatttgtttaattactTGCGTTGGGAATCCCACTATTTTTCTCATTACTCTATGTGTTGACGTTCAGAATAGCNNNNNNNNNNNNNNNNNNNNNNNNNNNNNNNNNNNNNNNNNNNNNNNNNNNNNNNNNNNNNNNNNNNGTAtcttttttccataaccaaattaagaaaaatatatgatatagACATgcatgtatataatatatatatgtaccTGGCAAGTCCCACGGTTCGCACTTGTATAGATCAACTTCAGGAATGATCTCGAGATCAATTTTACGGCCATTGATCTTCCTTTTAAGGTAATAAGCAACCAGTTCTTCGTCTGTAGGGTGGAACCTAAAACCAGGAGGCAATGAAACTGGTGCCATTATaatatctaaatattatatGATCTCTAATACCCCACTTAACAAACTATCAGAAACCTCAATAATCCAAGCGATGATCTCCAATGATGCAATAATAATGCTCTCCCTTCCCTGTCACCAACGAACAAAAGAGAACAGTTTGTTagcaaaattaatataatacgACATATAGTAGTGTTTGTACATAATATTAAAAGAGTAGAGACCTTAATGTGGAAAAATGAGAGAGAGCGAGAGAATAGGTGAGGGAAGAGGAGGGTGGAATGTTGGGGTTGCTTGGGCTTTTAACAAAGAGGACAAAAAGAGAATATAATGAAGAAGCAAATTGGGGTTGTCCCACTATCTCTTTTTCGATCAAATGGAATGGAAGATTCTTTTTATCTTTGTATTCAAGCTTGGGTTTAATATGTTGTGTTCTTGTGTGGTAATGATCCTATGCTTCCTGGTAGTTCTTTCTTGGATTCTGGTATGCTCCACATGACAATGCATGGAATATATTAATTGGATGcatttcaaaacctttttcatCAGACCAAGAATCTGCATTAACGTGACCAACAGTAGGAAAACCAACTTTGGCGGCTCTTCCTCATAACCCAAGAAAACTACATACCGTTCACACTTGACTACTACTCGCATGGAGTTTCATCATCATCCACCCCTTTTCTCTACTATTCCTTATCCACTTATTCAACTTGTATGCTCCtccattttttgttttcaaagtTATATCTTAATCCATATAAATTAGGTGAAAACTTAGGTGAGATAAATTTTACGTCAAGTTGATATCTGAAagtcgttagataaaaatttaattaaattatttaacgattttcaaatattattttcaaatattaatttcACCTTAAATCCATTACacctaaattttcatttataaatTATGAATGAAATAAAAACTTAGATTACTTAAATTTTGTGCATGCAAAGAAaatgattatatattattatagttGGATCAGCC
The genomic region above belongs to Arachis duranensis cultivar V14167 chromosome 3, aradu.V14167.gnm2.J7QH, whole genome shotgun sequence and contains:
- the LOC107481016 gene encoding NAC domain-containing protein 54-like — its product is MAPVSLPPGFRFHPTDEELVAYYLKRKINGRKIDLEIIPEVDLYKCEPWDLPGRSLLPGKDLEWYFFSPRDRKYPNGSRTNRATKCGYWKATGKDRKVNSQSRAVGMKKTLVYYRGRAPHGSRTGWVMHEYRLHERECETNAASGLQDAYALCRVFKKAAVILPKVADHYAGNNIMMMTTDSQGTPQVFDTMPWDHHIGHNGKCPHLSQDPFLNNLPSSSSSSFPHYGALTYSPSKVDVALECARMQHSFSMPPLEVVEEFPNVGISELNIMTRGTTSMCGGSMNNNNESDILQQILSLANANVSSHEFTNQSNHSHTLLAGNNNANYSAPHHHEHDFAFNAGTSYTNHAVNDMNPMRYEIQHQNLRTIEIGDLESEFKSFMEEQKTVPIEDISSFQTNIQENEVQESELHNSNKEFSEADIDNFSMGFINDGDPNENFIDEDDNIDYSNSTSFEVLEETKVSHGMFVATRRVADTFFHQIVPSQTIKVQLNPVTIMGNNSSMEMLKNNQESLFKKLMMMKSPNTLASAIVFIFALLLTLCVNLKGQVENYWASRSDDDTINVKKKCCYGANRSMKRMKQVAHKIIWNQQEKSWCVGIKSGRGFSVVLKKIGIFLSISLALCTMWVNHVTISP